The genome window GCAGGGGTTACAATCCACGCCCTTTTTCCCTCAGCCGAGCCGCCACGATGAGCGATTGGTCCCTCGACCAAGCCCGCAAGACCTACTCGATCCCGCACTGGGCCGACGGGTACTTCGACGTGGACGCGGCCGGCCGGGTGGTGGTGCGGCCGCAGGGCGCCGACGGCGTGGCGATCGCGCTGCCGGAGGTGGTGGACGCCGCGCGCGCGGCCGGCGCCAAGCTGCCGATGCTGGTGCGCTTCCCCGACATCCTCGGCGAGCGCCTGGGCAAGCTGCAGGCCGCCTTCGCCCAGGCGCAGGCCGACTGGGACTACGCCGGCGGCTACACCGCGGTGTACCCGATCAAGGTCAACCAGCACCGCGGCGTGGCCGGCACCCTGGCCAGCCACCAGGGCGAGGGCTTCGGCCTGGAGGCGGGCAGCAAGCCGGAACTGATGGCGGTGCTGGCGCTGTCGCGGCCGGGCGGGCTGATCGTGTGCAACGGCTACAAGGACCGCGAATACATCCGCCTGGCGCTGATCGGGCGCAAGCTCGGGCTGCAGACCTTCATCGTCATCGAGAAGCCGTCGGAGCTGACGCTGGTGCTGGAGGAGGCGCGCGCGCTGGACGTGAAGCCGGGCCTGGGCGTGCGCATGCGGCTGGCCTCGCTGGGCGCGGGCAAGTGGCAGAACAGCGGCGGCGACAAGGCCAAGTTCGGGCTGTCGCCGCGGCAGGTGCTGGACCTGTGGAAGACCCTGCGCGACACCGAGTACGCCGACGCGCTGAACCTGCTGCACTTCCACATGGGCTCGCAGATCTCCAACGTGCGCGACATCGCCAACGGCATGCGCGAGGCCACCCGCTATTTCGTCGAACTCTCCAAGCTGGGCGCGAAGATCAGCCACGTCGACGTCGGCGGCGGCCTGGGCATCGACTACGAAGGCACCCGTTCGCGCAGCTACTGCTCGATCAACTACGGCCTGCATTCCTACGCCAGCAACATCGTGCAGCCGCTGGCCGGCGCCTGCGAGGAGCACGGCTTGGCGCCGCCGCGCATCGTCACCGAGTGCGGACGCGCAATGACCGCGCACCACGCGGTGCTGATCGCCAACGTGTCCGAGGTGGAGCAGGCGCCGGAAGGCCGCGTGCCGGACGCGCACGACGACGAACCGGCGGCGATCCGCCACCTGCGCGAGATCCATGCCGAACTGGACCAGCGCCCGGCGGTGGAACTGTTCCAGGAGGCGCAGCACTTCCATGCCGAAGGCCTCAGCGGCTACGCCCTGGGCCAGATCGACCTGACCCATCGCGCGCGCATCGACGATCTGTTCTACGCCATCGCCCATGGCGTGCGGGCGCGGCTGAGCCACGAGGAAAAGAGCCACCGCCCGGTGCTCGACGAGCTCAACGAGCGCCTGGTCGACAAGTACTTCGTCAACTTCAGCGTGTTCGAATCGATTCCCGACGTGTGGGCGATCGACCAGGTGTTCCCGATCGTGCCGATCGAGCGCCTGAACGAGGCGCCGGCGCGGCGCGGCGTGGTCTGCGACATGACCTGCGATTCCGACGGCATGGTCAAGACCTACGTCGAGAACGAAAGCCTGGACAGCTCGCTGCCGCTGCATGCGCTGCGCCCGGGCGAGAGCTACCGCATCGGTTTCTTCCTGGTCGGCGCCTACCAGGAGATCCTGGGTGACATCCACAACCTGTTCGGCGACACCGACGCGGTGGAAGTGGCGGTGGACGGCGACGGCTACCGCATCGCCCAGCAGCGCCGCGGCGACACCACCGACGTGATGCTGGATTACGTCGGCTACCGCCTGGACGAGCTGCGCGCGGCCTACGCCGAACGCGTGGCCGCCGCGCAGCTGCCGGCCGCGCAGGCCGCGCAACTGGCCGACGCGCTCGAGGCCGGCCTGACCGGCTACACCTACCTGTCGGACGAACCGCTGGGCTGAGTGCGCGCGGGACTGGCGCCAGCGCCGGCGTCCGCCAGTAAGCCCCTCTCCCCTCGGGAGAGGGGGTGGGGTGAGGGGACGTCCCGCGCACGCGAGCATGGGGTTGGTCGCTTGGCGCCGCGGCTGCGTCCTTCAGGCGCGATCGCACGGGCGCCGGTGCACCGCGTCCGCCGCAGATGGCGGCGCAGCCAGTAAGCTGCGCGCTTCCCGCCGCCACCTTCCCGCGATGCGCTATCCCGGCCTCGACCTGCTGCGCGCCATCGCCATCGTCTGGGTGATGCTGTTCCACTCCTTCGTGGTCGGTGGGCTGGGCCCGGACTGGCAGTGGCTGTCGCGCGATGGCTGGATGGGCGTGGACCTGTTCTTCGTGCTCAGCGGCTTCCTGATCGGCGGCCAGGTGCTGGCGCCGCTGGCGCGTGGCGAGCGGCTGCGCTACGGCGATTTCTACCGCCGCCGCGCCTATCGCATCCTGCCGGCGTACGCGGTGGTGCTGGCGCTGTACCTGGCCTGGCCGGGCTTTCGCGAAGCGCCCGGGATCGCGCCGTGGTGGCTGTTCGCCAGCTTCACCCTCAACCTCGGCATCGACTACGCCAACCAGCAGGCGTTCTCGCATGCCTGGTCGCTGTGCGTGGAAGAGCATTTCTACCTGGTGTTCCCGCTGCTGGCGGCGTGGATGCTGCGGCGGCCGTCGGCGCCGCGTTTCGTGGCGCTTTGCGTGGCCGTGGTGGTCGGTGGGATCGCCCTGCGCAGCGCCATCTGGCTGCACGACAGCGCGCTGCATCGCATCGGCGCCGGGCTGCAGCGCAACTGGTTCATCGAGGATCTCTACTACCCCACCTGGAACCGCCTGGACGGCCTGCTGGCCGGCGTGGTGCTGGCGGTGCTGAAGACCTTCCGGCCGCAGCACTGGCAGCGCCTGCAGCGCCACGCCAGCGCCGTGGCGCTGGCCGGCATCGCGGTCTGCGCGCTGGCGACGTGGCTGTTCCGCGACCGGACCGGCCTGCTCGCCAATGCGATCGGCTGGCCGGTGCTGTCGCTGGGGCTGGCGCTGCTGGTCGGCGCCGGCGCCTCCACGCAGGGATGGCTGGGGCGTTGCCGGGTGCCGGGCGTGGCCTGGCTGGCCGCGGTGTCCTACAGCCTGTACCTGAGCCACAAGGCCGCGTTCCATCTGACCCAGGTGTGGTTCGGTGCGCAACTGGACGGGCGCGGGCCGCTCGCCTTCGCCGTCTATGCCGGCATGGCGCTGGCGTTCGCGGCGGTGCTGTATTACGCGGTGGAGCGGCCGTTCCTGCGCCTGCGCGCGCGGCGCAGCGTTCCCGCGCCGGTCGCGCTGCGCGCAAGCTGACGTCCGGCCGCTACGTCCTCATCCGCGCGCTGCCAGTGCCGCATGCGCGGCCTGCAGGCGCTGTTGCACGATCTCCGCCAGTCGCGCCACCGCCGGCGGCGGCGTGGCGACCGCGCGGTGCAGGGTCAGCCCCAGCGCCGGCAGCGTCGGCAGGCCGCCGGCGCCGGGCGCCAGCAGGGTCAGTGCGGCCGGCACGCCGGCCGGGGTGCGCAGGGTGATGCCCAAGCCAGCGCGGACCGCGGCCCACACGCCGGCGAGGCTGGCGCTGGTGAAGGCGATGCGCCACGGGATGCCGGCGCGGTCCAGTGCGGTGGTCGCGGCGCTGCGCAACAGGCACGGCGCTTCCAGCATCACCAGCGGCAGCGGCGCGTCGCCGCTCCAGGCCAGTGCGGACGAGAGGCCGGGTGCGGCGGCGATCCAGCGCAGCGGCCAGGGCGCCTGCGCCTGACAGTGCGCCGACGCGGCGCCGGACTCCCAGGCCAGGGCCAGGTCCAGTTGCCCGGCCTCCACCCGCGCCAGCAGCTCCTGGTGGCGGGCGATGCGCGCTTCGATCCGCACCTGCGGGTGGGCGCGGGCGAAACGCCCCAGCACGTCCGGCAGCATGTGCTCGCCGAAGTCCTCCTGCAGCCCCAGCCGCACCCAGCCTTGCAGCGCGGTGTCCTGCAGGGCCACGACCGCCTCGTCGTTGAGCTCGAGCAGCCGCCGCGCGTAGCCCAGCAACGCTTCGCCGGCCTCGGTCAGGGCCAGGCCGCGGCCCTGGCGGCGCAGCACCGGCTGCCCGGCCTGCTCCTCCAGCTTCTTCAACTGCGCGCTGATCGCCGAGGTGGAACGCCCGCGGCGGTCGGCCGCCTTGGCGAAGCTGCCCAGCTCCACGCCGGCGACGAAGCTGCGCAGCGCGTCGAGGTCGAAGGTGGTGGGGCGCATCGGTCGATCCTGCTTTTCCGGATGGTCGTTTCGATATTTTCCGATTTTTCGGAAGATTGTGCGCGACTAGGCTGTGCCCGTTCCCCATGCGAGGCCTTCCCGATGTCCGACCCCAGCACGCCGTTTCCCTCTCCCCAGGCCGCGTTCGGCGACATCGCGCCGGCGTTCGCCCGCCTGACCGACGAGGTGCTGTTCGCCCAGGTGTGGCAGCGCCCGGGGCTGTCGCCGCGCGAACGCAGCCTGGTCACGGTGGCCGCGCTGGTCGCGCTGTATCGGCTGGAGCAGTTGCCGTTTCACCTGGCGCGCGCGCTGGACAACGGGCTCGACCGCGAGGCCCTGGCCGAAGCCATCACCCATCTGGCCTTCTACGCCGGCTGGCCGTGCGCGGCGTCGGCGCTGCCGTTGCTGCGCGCCGCCGCCGCGGCGCGGCCGGCCACGACGGAGGCGCGCTGATGCCGTACGCC of Xanthomonas sacchari contains these proteins:
- the speA gene encoding arginine decarboxylase → MSDWSLDQARKTYSIPHWADGYFDVDAAGRVVVRPQGADGVAIALPEVVDAARAAGAKLPMLVRFPDILGERLGKLQAAFAQAQADWDYAGGYTAVYPIKVNQHRGVAGTLASHQGEGFGLEAGSKPELMAVLALSRPGGLIVCNGYKDREYIRLALIGRKLGLQTFIVIEKPSELTLVLEEARALDVKPGLGVRMRLASLGAGKWQNSGGDKAKFGLSPRQVLDLWKTLRDTEYADALNLLHFHMGSQISNVRDIANGMREATRYFVELSKLGAKISHVDVGGGLGIDYEGTRSRSYCSINYGLHSYASNIVQPLAGACEEHGLAPPRIVTECGRAMTAHHAVLIANVSEVEQAPEGRVPDAHDDEPAAIRHLREIHAELDQRPAVELFQEAQHFHAEGLSGYALGQIDLTHRARIDDLFYAIAHGVRARLSHEEKSHRPVLDELNERLVDKYFVNFSVFESIPDVWAIDQVFPIVPIERLNEAPARRGVVCDMTCDSDGMVKTYVENESLDSSLPLHALRPGESYRIGFFLVGAYQEILGDIHNLFGDTDAVEVAVDGDGYRIAQQRRGDTTDVMLDYVGYRLDELRAAYAERVAAAQLPAAQAAQLADALEAGLTGYTYLSDEPLG
- a CDS encoding acyltransferase family protein, whose amino-acid sequence is MRYPGLDLLRAIAIVWVMLFHSFVVGGLGPDWQWLSRDGWMGVDLFFVLSGFLIGGQVLAPLARGERLRYGDFYRRRAYRILPAYAVVLALYLAWPGFREAPGIAPWWLFASFTLNLGIDYANQQAFSHAWSLCVEEHFYLVFPLLAAWMLRRPSAPRFVALCVAVVVGGIALRSAIWLHDSALHRIGAGLQRNWFIEDLYYPTWNRLDGLLAGVVLAVLKTFRPQHWQRLQRHASAVALAGIAVCALATWLFRDRTGLLANAIGWPVLSLGLALLVGAGASTQGWLGRCRVPGVAWLAAVSYSLYLSHKAAFHLTQVWFGAQLDGRGPLAFAVYAGMALAFAAVLYYAVERPFLRLRARRSVPAPVALRAS
- a CDS encoding LysR substrate-binding domain-containing protein; translation: MRPTTFDLDALRSFVAGVELGSFAKAADRRGRSTSAISAQLKKLEEQAGQPVLRRQGRGLALTEAGEALLGYARRLLELNDEAVVALQDTALQGWVRLGLQEDFGEHMLPDVLGRFARAHPQVRIEARIARHQELLARVEAGQLDLALAWESGAASAHCQAQAPWPLRWIAAAPGLSSALAWSGDAPLPLVMLEAPCLLRSAATTALDRAGIPWRIAFTSASLAGVWAAVRAGLGITLRTPAGVPAALTLLAPGAGGLPTLPALGLTLHRAVATPPPAVARLAEIVQQRLQAAHAALAARG
- a CDS encoding carboxymuconolactone decarboxylase family protein — protein: MSDPSTPFPSPQAAFGDIAPAFARLTDEVLFAQVWQRPGLSPRERSLVTVAALVALYRLEQLPFHLARALDNGLDREALAEAITHLAFYAGWPCAASALPLLRAAAAARPATTEAR